One window of Candidatus Regiella endosymbiont of Tuberolachnus salignus genomic DNA carries:
- the bamE gene encoding outer membrane protein assembly factor BamE, protein MCCKMFHRNLLIIAPLLLSMLIVGCSTLEKVVYRPDMNQGNYLSHHDVEKIEKGMTQQQVAYILGTPMLRDPFGSRTWFYVFRQQTGHEKITQRTLTLLFDADGALINIEK, encoded by the coding sequence ATGTGTTGTAAAATGTTTCACCGTAATCTGTTGATTATTGCTCCCTTGTTACTGTCGATGCTGATTGTTGGTTGTTCCACATTGGAAAAAGTAGTTTATCGGCCTGATATGAATCAAGGTAATTATCTATCACATCATGACGTGGAAAAAATAGAGAAAGGCATGACACAACAACAGGTTGCCTACATACTAGGTACACCCATGTTACGCGATCCTTTTGGTAGCAGAACCTGGTTCTATGTTTTTCGTCAGCAAACTGGCCATGAAAAAATAACACAACGAACACTGACCTTATTGTTTGATGCTGATGGTGCTCTGATTAATATAGAAAAATAG
- a CDS encoding Trm112 family protein, translated as MDRRLLEIIACPICNGKLSFDQKNLALVCKAEQLAYPVRNGIPVLLANEARAIKIDEKLA; from the coding sequence ATGGATCGCCGTTTACTTGAAATTATTGCCTGCCCCATTTGTAACGGTAAATTATCTTTTGATCAAAAAAATCTAGCGCTAGTGTGTAAAGCTGAGCAATTGGCTTATCCTGTGCGCAATGGGATCCCGGTACTATTAGCCAATGAAGCCCGTGCTATCAAGATTGATGAGAAACTGGCATGA
- the kdsB gene encoding 3-deoxy-manno-octulosonate cytidylyltransferase, translated as MKFTVIIPARYASNRLPAKPLADIHGKPMVVHVMERALASGAKRVIVATDHADILEAVKKARGEVCFTRSDHQSGTERLAEVIEHYGFEDNDIIVNVQGDEPLIPSCIIQQVAENLTNCAAEMATLAVPINHSEEVFNPHVVKVGIDADGYALYFSRAPISGNGKPYHPAKHEDIEGHFLRHIGIYAYRAGFIRRYVAWAPCKSEKIESLEQLRVLSRGEKIHVALAKEAPAVGIDTPEDLQKVRSILSGAQ; from the coding sequence ATGAAATTCACCGTTATTATTCCTGCCCGTTATGCTTCAAACCGTTTACCCGCTAAACCTTTGGCTGATATTCATGGTAAGCCGATGGTTGTGCATGTGATGGAGCGTGCATTAGCATCAGGGGCTAAACGGGTGATTGTTGCCACTGACCATGCGGATATCCTGGAGGCGGTAAAAAAGGCGAGAGGGGAAGTTTGTTTTACACGTTCTGATCATCAATCAGGTACTGAACGGTTAGCTGAGGTTATTGAGCATTATGGTTTTGAGGATAACGATATTATTGTTAATGTTCAGGGCGATGAGCCACTCATACCATCCTGTATTATCCAGCAAGTTGCAGAAAATTTAACCAATTGTGCCGCTGAAATGGCTACATTGGCAGTTCCTATTAACCATAGTGAAGAGGTTTTCAATCCGCACGTGGTGAAAGTAGGAATTGATGCTGACGGTTATGCGCTTTATTTTTCTCGTGCGCCTATTTCTGGCAACGGAAAACCGTATCACCCAGCGAAACATGAAGATATCGAAGGGCACTTTTTACGGCACATTGGCATTTATGCGTATCGAGCCGGTTTTATCCGTCGTTATGTGGCTTGGGCACCTTGTAAATCGGAGAAAATAGAATCGCTTGAACAGCTTCGTGTTTTGTCACGCGGTGAAAAAATTCATGTAGCATTAGCAAAAGAAGCTCCAGCTGTCGGGATCGATACCCCAGAAGATTTACAAAAGGTGCGATCAATTCTCAGTGGTGCACAGTAA
- a CDS encoding chromosome partition protein MukF has protein sequence MNEISQTVPELVAWARKNDFSITLPPERLAFLLTIALLNSERLDSEMSEGELIEAFSHVSKGFEQAPETLLIRGNNAINDVVRQRLLNRFSSDLAEGHAIYRLTPLGISITNYYIRQREFSALRLSTQLARVAEELHRVALAACEPGDDSHWQHSVFLPLRYSVAEIFDSIDISQRLLDEQQNTVKEEIASLLNQDWRAAIASCESLLAETSQMLRELQDTLSAVGDKIQTHLLRIQDATLGNIPIALEVAARQPECETDERRQLPDEANTRSQHRGGFKGEGDIKLDRITHLVASLQNKLDRIIGWGQQAIDLWINYDRHVHKFIRTAIDMDKNRVFAQRLRQSIQNYFSHPWALTFVNADRMLDMRDEGAALCSEEVRGELPPELEFEEFNQICQQLTTAITQALVIFPRQETPLNLGQILRDYLAQYPQARHFDVARILVDQAIRLGVAAADFSGLAPEWSAINDYGAEVQAHVIDRY, from the coding sequence ATGAATGAAATTTCCCAGACGGTACCCGAGCTGGTGGCTTGGGCGCGAAAAAATGATTTTTCAATTACGCTCCCGCCTGAACGTTTAGCCTTTTTGTTAACCATTGCTTTACTTAACAGTGAGCGGCTGGACAGCGAAATGAGTGAAGGCGAATTGATTGAGGCATTTTCGCATGTGAGTAAAGGTTTTGAACAAGCGCCGGAAACCTTGCTGATACGCGGGAATAATGCCATTAATGATGTTGTGCGTCAGCGTTTGCTAAACCGTTTTAGCAGTGATTTAGCAGAGGGTCATGCCATTTACCGTTTGACGCCACTGGGGATTAGTATTACCAATTATTATATTCGGCAACGTGAATTTTCAGCCCTGCGTCTCTCCACGCAATTAGCGCGGGTCGCTGAAGAATTACATCGCGTAGCGTTGGCGGCCTGTGAGCCCGGTGATGACAGCCATTGGCAACACAGTGTTTTTCTACCGTTGAGATATTCGGTCGCGGAAATTTTTGACAGTATTGACATCAGCCAACGGTTACTCGATGAACAGCAAAATACGGTAAAAGAAGAGATCGCCTCACTGTTGAATCAAGATTGGCGCGCGGCTATTGCGAGCTGTGAATCATTGCTTGCGGAAACGTCGCAGATGTTGCGTGAATTGCAAGATACCTTGTCTGCTGTGGGTGATAAAATCCAGACCCATTTACTGCGGATCCAAGATGCTACCCTAGGTAATATACCCATAGCCCTTGAAGTTGCCGCTAGGCAGCCAGAGTGTGAGACCGATGAGCGTAGACAACTACCTGATGAGGCGAACACTCGCAGCCAACACCGCGGCGGCTTCAAAGGCGAAGGGGATATAAAATTAGATCGGATAACGCATCTTGTTGCTAGCTTACAAAATAAACTAGATCGGATCATTGGTTGGGGACAACAGGCTATCGATTTATGGATCAACTATGATCGTCATGTGCATAAATTTATCCGTACCGCGATTGATATGGATAAAAACCGTGTTTTTGCGCAGCGACTGAGGCAATCCATCCAAAATTATTTTTCGCACCCCTGGGCACTGACTTTCGTTAATGCTGACCGTATGTTAGACATGCGGGATGAAGGGGCGGCATTATGCAGTGAAGAGGTGAGGGGAGAATTACCACCGGAGCTAGAATTTGAAGAATTTAATCAAATTTGCCAACAGCTCACCACCGCCATTACTCAAGCCTTAGTTATCTTTCCCCGCCAAGAAACCCCGCTGAATTTGGGGCAAATCCTACGCGATTATTTGGCACAATATCCACAAGCACGTCATTTTGATGTCGCGCGTATCCTCGTTGACCAAGCGATTCGCCTTGGCGTGGCGGCCGCCGATTTTTCTGGCTTAGCGCCAGAATGGTCAGCGATTAATGATTACGGAGCTGAGGTGCAGGCACATGTCATCGACCGATATTGA
- the mukE gene encoding chromosome partition protein MukE, which translates to MSSTDIEPVMPIKLAQALASQLFPSLDSQLRAGRHIGADELDNHAFLTDFQEQLEVFYRRYNVDLIHAPENFFYLRARSTSLIPRSVLSELDMMVGKVLCYLYLSPERLAHQGIFSQQELYEELIALVDESKLLKWVNQRSAGSDLDKQKLQEKIRASLNRLRRLGMIYFISHDSSQFRITEAVFRFGADVRNGDDPQTAQLQMIQQSEGVVLENTVVEVDDRLQSEKDE; encoded by the coding sequence ATGTCATCGACCGATATTGAACCCGTTATGCCCATTAAGTTGGCGCAAGCATTGGCGAGTCAACTTTTTCCTTCTTTAGATAGCCAGCTGCGTGCTGGTCGCCATATTGGCGCTGATGAACTGGACAATCATGCTTTTTTGACCGATTTTCAGGAGCAATTGGAAGTATTTTATCGTCGCTATAATGTCGATTTGATCCATGCGCCGGAAAATTTTTTCTATTTAAGAGCGCGCTCTACCAGTTTAATTCCCCGATCTGTTTTGTCTGAATTAGACATGATGGTAGGTAAAGTGCTCTGCTATCTTTATCTCAGTCCAGAGCGTTTGGCGCATCAAGGCATTTTTAGCCAACAAGAATTGTATGAAGAACTTATCGCCCTTGTTGATGAAAGCAAATTGCTTAAATGGGTGAATCAACGCTCGGCAGGCTCTGATTTAGATAAACAGAAGCTACAAGAAAAAATACGCGCTTCTCTTAACCGTCTGCGCCGTTTAGGCATGATCTATTTTATCAGTCATGACAGTAGCCAATTTCGTATTACTGAAGCAGTGTTTCGTTTTGGTGCCGATGTACGTAATGGCGATGATCCCCAAACAGCTCAATTACAGATGATCCAACAGAGTGAAGGGGTAGTGCTGGAAAATACGGTGGTCGAAGTTGATGACAGACTGCAGAGTGAAAAGGATGAGTAA
- the mukB gene encoding chromosome partition protein MukB codes for MIKSGKIERGKFCSLTLINWNGFFARTFDLDEWVTTLSGGNGAGKSTTMAAFITALIPDLTLLHFRNTTEAGSTTGSRDKGLHGKLRAGVCYSALYVMNSRHQRILLGVRLQQVAGRDRKVDIKPFTIQGLPAACQPTQLLTEILADQQARVLSLPELKNRLEAMEGVQFKQFNSITDYHSLMFDLGVIPKRLRSAADRSKFYRLIEASLYGGISSAITRSLRDYLLPENSGVRKAFQDMEAALRENRMTLEAIRTTQSDRDLFKHLIAESTSYVAADYMRHINERRSHLDSLLVLRRDLFTQRKKGLAEQYHHSEIAKELKDQSATELEREADYEAANEQLNLVQSAMRQQEKIARYQEELEELSYRLEEQNIVVVEACERQAENEMRVEAAVNEVDELKSQLADYQQALDVQQTRAIQYQQAQEALKNAGALCQLPELTTDNAEHWLETFHLSDKEATATLLQLQQKLTIATASHHQFEQAYQLVVKISGSADRAEAWSVARELLRRWPSQQHLAERIQPLQIRLSELRLRLQAQQDAERMLQAFCQRQGKQYQADELVALQLSLEQQIGKFEHHVSEVAECRMAMRQQLDQFKQEKQRLITLAPIWLAAQEALNKLSEQNGAILENSDQVSANMQQWFERERKVTLERDKIAAEIRAVETQIERLNQPSGAEDPRLVSLAEYLGGVLLSEIYDDIAVDDAPHYSALYGPARHGIVVPNLSLIRDKLQNLAEAPDDLYLIEGDPQSFDEDFFTFEAQEKAILVRSADRQWRYSRYPDVPLFGRVARENRCKALCKSRDALKTDYATLSFDMQKAQRIHQAFSCFVASHLSVVFDADPEEKIRLLTIQCSEIENNLRAHEEQHRQHQQQFEQTKAAILCLNKLVPLVSLLRDDSLQHQIEEITADHEQALQAAHYIKQQGASLAKLEPLLAALQSDPQQHQQLQDDYSQAQQQQHLLKKQVFSLSEVVQRRAHFNYADSTQVVTESTDLNDQLRQRLAQAETERSHAREQLRQNQAQFTQNQHMLASFKSAYEAKSDLLRELEQELKDIGVQADSDAQARALRRRDELQTALRTVRLQRNQLEKKLICCEAEIEDLEKKQRKSTRDYHQMRAQIVQAKSGWCRVMRMVKDNGVERHLHRRELAYKSADELRSMSDKALGALRPAVAENEYLRDLLRSSEDAKRPERKIVFYSAVYQHLRERIRQDILRTDDPIDAIEQMEIELARLTEELNAREHILAISCKSVANIIRKTIQREQNRILMLNQGLRAVSFGQVKSVRLNVNVREAHATLLAVLSEQQEQHQDLFNSNRLTFSEALAKLYQRLNPQLDPGQRSAQTIGEALLDYRNYLELAVEVYRGADGWLRAESGALSTGEAIGTGMSILVMVVQSWEEESQRLRGKDISPCRLLFLDEAARLDAKSIATLFELCARLEMQLIIAAPENISPEKGTTYKLVRKVFNRHEHVHVVGLRGFVNSPPQLAVVADILA; via the coding sequence ATGATAAAATCAGGAAAAATCGAACGCGGTAAATTTTGTTCATTGACATTGATTAATTGGAATGGTTTTTTTGCTCGTACCTTTGATCTCGATGAGTGGGTCACTACCTTATCAGGCGGAAACGGAGCGGGTAAATCCACTACCATGGCTGCCTTTATCACCGCGTTAATCCCCGATCTCACCTTATTGCATTTTCGTAATACCACGGAAGCCGGCTCGACGACAGGATCGCGTGACAAAGGTCTGCATGGTAAGTTACGTGCTGGTGTTTGTTATTCCGCGCTCTATGTAATGAATTCACGCCATCAGCGCATATTGCTCGGTGTTCGCTTACAACAGGTGGCAGGACGTGATCGTAAAGTTGATATCAAGCCGTTTACTATCCAAGGATTGCCGGCTGCTTGCCAGCCTACCCAGTTGCTGACAGAAATATTGGCCGATCAGCAGGCGCGTGTACTGTCTCTCCCCGAGCTAAAAAATCGGCTAGAAGCCATGGAAGGGGTACAGTTCAAGCAATTTAATTCTATTACTGACTACCATTCGCTGATGTTTGATTTGGGGGTGATCCCCAAACGACTCCGTTCGGCTGCTGATCGTAGTAAATTTTATCGCCTCATTGAAGCCTCTTTATACGGTGGGATCTCCAGCGCCATCACACGTTCATTACGTGATTATTTATTGCCGGAAAATAGCGGGGTACGTAAAGCATTTCAAGATATGGAGGCGGCGTTACGTGAAAACCGGATGACATTGGAGGCCATTCGTACGACGCAATCGGATCGAGATTTATTTAAACATCTGATTGCAGAATCGACCTCCTATGTTGCGGCTGATTATATGCGCCATATTAATGAGCGTCGTAGTCATTTAGATAGTCTATTAGTCCTGCGTCGTGATCTGTTTACTCAGCGTAAAAAAGGGTTAGCGGAACAATATCATCATTCCGAAATCGCCAAAGAACTCAAAGATCAAAGTGCCACCGAGTTAGAACGAGAAGCCGATTACGAAGCTGCCAACGAACAGTTGAATTTAGTGCAAAGTGCTATGCGTCAGCAAGAAAAAATAGCGCGCTATCAAGAAGAATTGGAAGAGCTGAGTTATCGGCTCGAGGAACAAAATATCGTAGTGGTTGAAGCCTGTGAGCGGCAGGCAGAAAATGAAATGCGGGTAGAAGCGGCGGTAAATGAAGTGGATGAATTAAAAAGCCAGCTAGCGGACTACCAGCAAGCTTTAGATGTTCAGCAAACCCGTGCCATTCAATACCAGCAGGCACAGGAGGCACTAAAAAACGCCGGTGCATTATGTCAATTGCCAGAATTAACCACCGATAACGCAGAGCATTGGCTGGAGACTTTTCACCTCTCTGACAAAGAAGCCACGGCCACTTTGCTGCAATTGCAGCAAAAATTGACTATCGCGACGGCTTCTCACCACCAATTTGAGCAAGCTTATCAATTGGTCGTGAAGATCAGCGGATCAGCCGATCGTGCTGAAGCTTGGTCAGTAGCGCGTGAATTATTACGCCGTTGGCCGTCTCAACAGCATCTAGCAGAGCGGATCCAACCCTTGCAGATCCGCTTATCAGAGCTGAGACTGCGTTTGCAGGCGCAACAAGATGCTGAACGTATGTTGCAAGCATTTTGTCAACGTCAGGGAAAGCAGTATCAAGCCGATGAGTTGGTTGCATTGCAATTGAGTCTAGAGCAGCAAATTGGCAAATTCGAGCACCATGTTAGCGAGGTGGCAGAGTGCCGGATGGCCATGCGCCAACAGCTGGATCAGTTTAAACAAGAAAAACAAAGATTGATCACCCTGGCACCCATTTGGCTAGCAGCACAGGAGGCACTTAATAAGCTCAGTGAGCAAAATGGCGCGATACTGGAAAATAGTGATCAGGTGAGTGCAAACATGCAGCAATGGTTTGAGCGTGAACGTAAAGTTACGCTTGAACGCGATAAAATCGCCGCCGAAATACGGGCAGTTGAAACACAAATTGAGCGATTAAATCAACCCAGTGGCGCAGAAGATCCTCGCTTAGTCTCCCTCGCTGAGTATTTGGGAGGGGTGCTGCTATCTGAAATTTATGACGATATCGCTGTGGATGATGCGCCTCATTATTCTGCGCTTTATGGTCCTGCCCGCCATGGCATTGTTGTGCCAAACCTTTCGTTGATACGTGATAAGTTACAAAATTTGGCAGAGGCACCAGACGACCTCTATTTAATTGAGGGCGATCCTCAATCATTTGATGAAGATTTTTTTACTTTTGAAGCGCAGGAAAAAGCGATCCTCGTGAGATCCGCTGATCGTCAATGGCGCTATTCTCGCTATCCTGACGTGCCTTTATTTGGTCGTGTTGCCCGTGAAAATCGCTGTAAGGCGTTGTGTAAGAGCCGTGATGCTTTAAAGACAGACTACGCTACATTATCATTTGATATGCAAAAGGCTCAGCGTATACATCAAGCATTTAGCTGTTTTGTTGCGTCTCATTTGTCGGTGGTGTTTGATGCTGATCCTGAAGAGAAAATTCGGCTACTCACTATTCAGTGCAGCGAAATAGAAAATAATTTACGCGCCCATGAAGAGCAACATCGGCAACATCAGCAACAGTTTGAACAGACCAAAGCCGCTATTTTATGCCTTAACAAATTAGTCCCTCTGGTGTCGTTACTGCGCGACGACAGTTTGCAACATCAGATAGAAGAAATCACTGCCGATCATGAACAGGCGTTGCAGGCCGCTCACTACATTAAACAACAGGGAGCTTCTTTGGCCAAACTGGAGCCACTACTTGCGGCATTACAGAGTGATCCACAACAGCATCAACAATTACAAGACGATTATAGCCAGGCTCAGCAGCAACAGCATTTGCTCAAAAAACAAGTTTTTTCTTTAAGTGAAGTGGTGCAAAGACGCGCGCATTTTAACTATGCTGATTCGACCCAGGTAGTGACAGAAAGCACGGATCTGAATGATCAATTACGTCAACGTTTGGCACAGGCGGAAACTGAACGTAGCCACGCCCGTGAGCAATTACGGCAGAATCAAGCCCAGTTTACGCAAAATCAGCACATGTTGGCGTCATTCAAAAGCGCTTATGAAGCAAAAAGTGATCTGCTCAGAGAATTAGAACAGGAATTAAAAGACATTGGTGTACAGGCAGATAGCGATGCTCAGGCGCGCGCGCTTAGGCGCCGTGATGAGCTCCAGACGGCGTTGCGCACTGTCCGCTTACAACGTAATCAGTTAGAAAAAAAATTGATTTGTTGTGAAGCAGAGATAGAGGATTTAGAAAAAAAACAACGCAAATCAACCCGAGATTATCATCAAATGCGTGCGCAGATTGTGCAGGCTAAATCGGGTTGGTGCAGAGTGATGAGGATGGTGAAAGACAACGGTGTTGAACGCCATCTGCATCGGCGTGAATTGGCGTATAAGAGCGCTGATGAACTGCGTTCTATGTCAGATAAAGCATTGGGAGCATTACGCCCTGCGGTGGCAGAAAATGAATATCTGCGTGATTTATTACGCTCATCGGAAGATGCCAAACGTCCAGAGCGAAAAATTGTCTTTTATAGCGCGGTTTATCAGCATTTACGTGAACGTATCCGCCAAGATATTCTCCGTACGGATGATCCTATTGATGCCATCGAGCAAATGGAAATTGAATTGGCTCGCCTTACTGAAGAATTGAATGCCCGAGAGCACATATTGGCCATCAGTTGTAAAAGCGTTGCTAATATTATCCGTAAAACGATTCAACGTGAGCAGAACCGCATCCTTATGTTAAATCAGGGATTACGTGCTGTTTCTTTTGGTCAGGTAAAAAGTGTGCGCTTGAATGTTAATGTGCGTGAAGCGCATGCGACTTTATTAGCGGTGTTGTCCGAGCAGCAAGAACAACATCAGGATTTATTCAACAGTAACCGCCTGACTTTCTCCGAAGCGTTGGCGAAATTATATCAACGTTTGAATCCGCAGCTGGATCCTGGCCAGCGCTCCGCACAGACCATCGGTGAAGCCTTGCTCGATTACCGTAATTATCTCGAATTAGCAGTAGAAGTTTATCGCGGTGCTGACGGTTGGCTGCGCGCCGAAAGTGGCGCGCTGTCAACTGGTGAGGCGATCGGTACGGGGATGTCGATTTTAGTGATGGTGGTGCAAAGTTGGGAAGAAGAATCACAGCGTTTACGTGGTAAAGATATTTCACCTTGTCGTTTGCTATTTCTTGATGAGGCGGCGCGATTGGATGCAAAGTCTATTGCGACCTTGTTTGAACTTTGTGCGCGGTTAGAAATGCAATTAATTATTGCAGCCCCCGAGAATATCAGTCCTGAAAAAGGAACCACTTATAAATTGGTGCGTAAAGTTTTCAATCGTCATGAACATGTTCATGTGGTTGGTTTACGTGGATTTGTTAACTCGCCTCCTCAGCTTGCTGTTGTTGCTGATATTCTGGCCTAA
- the pssA gene encoding CDP-diacylglycerol--serine O-phosphatidyltransferase encodes MLSKFKRAKCLHQLCCLPRIPQIINDVQTLYCPKSFRSKLLELIAQAAQYICLVALYFEKDEAGKSILNALYQAKKQRPELKIFVLVDWHRAQRSRIGTAAINTNADWYCEMAEQNLATSVPIYGVAVNTREALGVLHLKGSIIDDNVIYSGASINDIYLYQNDKYRYDRYQVIKNSMLAKVMRSYIEQEILNSGAVQRLDRRDRPKNSEIKHETKKFRVKLREASYQYINQANHDELAVTPLVGLGKKNLLNKTINDLICSTQQRLIICTPYFNLPSLLVRNITTLLREGKQVEIIVGDKTANDFYIPEDQPFKIIGILPYLYEINLRRFLKHLQRYIDSGQLTLRLWKDGNNSYHLKGVWVDNKWQLITGNNLNPRAWHLDLENAILIHDPKQEMHEQQTKELACIRKHTRIITHHLELENISQYPVKVHKMIRRMRRIRIDRLINRIL; translated from the coding sequence ATGTTGTCAAAATTCAAACGTGCTAAATGCCTGCACCAGCTATGCTGCCTACCTAGGATCCCTCAGATAATCAATGATGTTCAAACATTGTATTGCCCTAAATCTTTCCGTTCTAAACTGTTAGAGTTAATTGCTCAAGCCGCTCAATATATTTGCTTAGTTGCCCTGTATTTTGAAAAAGACGAAGCAGGTAAAAGCATACTCAATGCTTTATATCAAGCAAAAAAACAACGACCTGAATTAAAAATTTTTGTCTTGGTCGACTGGCATAGAGCACAGCGTAGTCGTATCGGCACGGCTGCGATCAATACTAACGCAGATTGGTACTGTGAGATGGCAGAACAAAATCTAGCGACTTCTGTTCCTATTTACGGTGTCGCGGTCAATACACGTGAGGCGTTAGGGGTGCTGCATTTAAAAGGGAGCATCATCGACGATAACGTCATTTACAGTGGAGCGAGTATTAATGATATTTATCTCTATCAAAATGATAAATATCGCTATGATCGTTATCAAGTAATCAAAAATTCAATGCTAGCTAAAGTGATGCGAAGCTACATTGAGCAAGAAATTTTAAATTCGGGCGCTGTACAACGCCTAGATCGTCGTGATCGCCCTAAGAATTCTGAAATTAAGCATGAAACTAAAAAATTCCGTGTTAAGTTGCGGGAGGCAAGTTACCAATATATCAATCAAGCCAATCACGATGAATTGGCAGTGACCCCCTTGGTGGGATTGGGGAAAAAAAACCTGTTAAACAAGACTATTAATGATCTCATCTGCTCCACACAACAACGGCTTATTATTTGTACTCCATATTTCAATTTACCTTCATTACTTGTACGTAATATCACTACTTTATTGCGAGAAGGTAAACAGGTTGAAATTATTGTCGGCGATAAGACAGCCAATGATTTTTATATCCCAGAAGATCAGCCGTTTAAAATTATTGGCATACTCCCCTATCTCTATGAAATCAACCTGCGACGCTTCTTGAAACATCTACAACGTTATATAGATAGTGGGCAATTAACTCTCCGATTATGGAAAGATGGCAATAATAGCTATCATCTAAAAGGCGTATGGGTAGACAATAAATGGCAACTGATAACCGGTAATAATTTGAATCCACGTGCTTGGCATCTGGATTTAGAAAACGCGATTCTTATTCATGATCCTAAACAGGAAATGCACGAACAACAAACGAAAGAATTGGCTTGTATTCGTAAACATACCCGGATCATAACCCACCATCTTGAGTTAGAAAATATTTCACAATATCCAGTTAAAGTACATAAAATGATCCGCCGTATGCGCAGGATCCGGATCGATCGCTTAATTAATCGTATCCTTTAA
- the speG gene encoding spermidine N1-acetyltransferase has product MPTTSNIRLRPLERDDLLFVHQLDNNANVMRYWFEEPYEAFVELSDLYDKHIHDQSERRFIIEKQDKDREKDNLRVGLVELAEINYIHRRAELQIIIAPAYQGQGFACKAVRLAMTYGFSVLNLHKLYLIVDKENKKAIHIYEKLGFKKEAELEQEFFINGEYHNVIRMYIFQKDALSQDKILNTVATKLACDFTK; this is encoded by the coding sequence ATGCCTACGACAAGTAATATTAGGTTACGCCCATTAGAACGTGATGATTTGTTGTTCGTCCATCAATTAGATAATAATGCTAATGTGATGCGTTATTGGTTTGAAGAGCCTTACGAAGCTTTTGTTGAACTCTCCGATCTGTACGATAAACATATTCATGATCAGAGTGAACGCCGATTTATTATCGAAAAACAAGACAAAGATAGAGAAAAAGATAATTTAAGAGTAGGCTTGGTTGAACTCGCGGAAATCAATTATATTCATCGCCGGGCAGAGCTCCAGATTATTATTGCTCCCGCTTACCAGGGACAGGGTTTTGCCTGTAAAGCCGTAAGGCTGGCAATGACCTATGGCTTTTCAGTGCTTAATTTACATAAACTTTATCTTATTGTTGATAAAGAAAATAAGAAAGCTATTCATATTTATGAGAAACTAGGATTCAAAAAAGAGGCGGAGCTGGAGCAAGAGTTCTTTATTAATGGTGAATATCATAATGTCATCCGTATGTATATTTTCCAAAAAGATGCCCTTAGTCAAGATAAGATACTCAATACTGTTGCTACGAAATTAGCCTGTGATTTTACGAAATAA
- the purN gene encoding phosphoribosylglycinamide formyltransferase translates to MKKIVVLISGQGSNLQALIDAQQEGHINGKISAVFSNKEFAYGLERARKANIPAYWLDAKHYSDPARFDLALQQAIDHYQPDLLVLAGYMRILGSVFVQHYIGRLLNIHPSLLPKYKGLHTHRQVLESGDKEHGTSVHFVTEELDGGPIILQAKVPVFKGDSETDLIQRVQVQEHNIYPRVVNWFTQGRLVMLDNAAWLDAKPLPLQGLLDNHYTHSL, encoded by the coding sequence ATGAAAAAAATCGTGGTATTAATTTCAGGTCAGGGAAGCAACCTGCAAGCACTGATTGACGCCCAGCAGGAGGGGCATATTAACGGTAAAATCAGTGCGGTTTTCAGTAATAAAGAGTTTGCATATGGGCTAGAGCGCGCGAGGAAAGCTAATATTCCTGCGTATTGGTTAGATGCTAAACATTACAGTGATCCAGCGAGGTTTGATCTAGCGTTGCAACAAGCCATCGACCACTATCAACCCGATTTATTGGTGCTGGCAGGTTATATGCGCATCCTTGGCTCGGTATTTGTGCAACACTATATCGGGCGATTACTCAATATTCACCCGTCGTTATTACCTAAATATAAAGGCCTGCATACTCACCGTCAGGTATTAGAGAGTGGTGATAAAGAACACGGCACCTCGGTACATTTTGTCACAGAAGAGCTCGATGGTGGCCCCATTATTTTGCAAGCAAAAGTACCGGTGTTCAAAGGTGACAGCGAAACTGATCTCATTCAGCGAGTGCAAGTTCAAGAACATAATATCTACCCACGAGTGGTCAACTGGTTTACTCAAGGGCGCCTCGTTATGCTTGATAACGCGGCTTGGCTTGATGCAAAGCCACTGCCGTTGCAAGGTCTACTCGATAACCATTATACCCACAGTCTTTGA